One window of the Mycobacterium haemophilum DSM 44634 genome contains the following:
- a CDS encoding cytochrome P450 → MGLKTGIAPRLNGAIPPEVPRADIRLGSFDFWERDDDYRDGAFATLRRESPISFWPALEMEGFIAGEGHWALTKLDDVFYASRHPDIFSSSPNITIGDQTPEIAEYFGSMIVLDDPRHQRLRSIVSRAFTPKVVARIEASVRERAHRLVASMIANHPNGEADLVSELAGPLPLQVICDMMGIPEEDHQRVFHWTNVILGFGDPDLSTDFEEFTHVSMDIGGYASALAEDRRINHHDDLTTALVEAEVDGERLSSSEIASFFILLVVAGNETTRNAISHGVLALSRYPEERDKWWSDFDGLAPTAVEEIVRWASPVVYMRRTLSRDIELRGTKMAAGDKVSLWYNSANRDESKFANPWAFDVERNPNPHVGFGGGGAHFCLGANLARREIRVVFDELRREVPDIVAAEEPARLLSQFIRGIKSLNVTWTPNSGR, encoded by the coding sequence ATGGGCCTCAAGACAGGCATTGCGCCTCGACTGAACGGGGCAATACCACCTGAGGTTCCCCGTGCCGACATCCGTCTCGGCTCGTTCGATTTCTGGGAGCGCGACGACGACTACCGCGATGGTGCTTTCGCAACCTTACGCCGAGAGTCCCCGATCTCGTTCTGGCCCGCACTCGAGATGGAAGGGTTCATAGCAGGCGAGGGGCATTGGGCTCTAACCAAGCTCGACGACGTCTTCTACGCGAGCCGCCATCCGGACATTTTCAGCTCCAGCCCCAACATTACGATCGGCGACCAGACACCGGAGATAGCCGAATACTTCGGCTCGATGATCGTGCTTGACGATCCACGACATCAGCGGTTGCGGTCAATCGTGAGCCGAGCGTTCACCCCAAAGGTGGTGGCCCGCATCGAGGCATCGGTGCGCGAGCGGGCCCATCGGTTGGTCGCGTCGATGATCGCCAATCACCCCAACGGAGAAGCCGATCTGGTGAGCGAGCTCGCTGGACCGCTACCGCTGCAGGTTATCTGCGACATGATGGGGATTCCTGAGGAGGACCATCAGCGCGTATTCCACTGGACGAACGTGATTCTGGGGTTCGGCGACCCTGACTTGTCGACCGACTTCGAGGAATTCACTCACGTTTCGATGGACATCGGCGGCTACGCGAGCGCGCTGGCCGAGGACCGCCGCATCAATCATCACGACGATCTCACCACCGCCCTGGTGGAAGCCGAGGTCGACGGCGAACGACTCTCGTCATCGGAGATCGCCTCGTTCTTTATCCTGCTGGTGGTGGCCGGCAACGAGACGACGCGCAATGCGATCAGCCACGGCGTGCTAGCACTGTCCCGCTATCCCGAGGAACGGGACAAGTGGTGGTCTGACTTCGACGGTCTGGCACCCACCGCCGTCGAGGAGATTGTGCGGTGGGCCTCGCCGGTGGTCTACATGCGGCGCACCTTGAGCCGGGACATCGAACTGCGCGGCACTAAGATGGCCGCCGGAGACAAGGTCTCACTGTGGTACAACTCCGCCAACCGCGACGAGTCAAAGTTCGCTAATCCATGGGCTTTTGACGTCGAACGCAACCCCAATCCGCATGTCGGTTTCGGCGGCGGCGGTGCCCATTTCTGTCTAGGCGCGAACCTGGCTCGGCGCGAGATCAGAGTCGTGTTCGACGAATTACGCCGCGAAGTACCCGACATCGTCGCGGCAGAGGAACCAGCACGCCTGTTGTCGCAATTCATCCGCGGCATCAAGAGTCTGAACGTCACCTGGACTCCGAATTCTGGGCGCTGA
- a CDS encoding FAD-dependent monooxygenase: MLAGDAAHLFPAGSEALNAGLLDAVNLAWKLAAAIRCHDITVLTLQVALSGWFGAPMET; encoded by the coding sequence CTGCTGGCAGGCGATGCGGCCCATCTTTTCCCGGCCGGAAGCGAGGCTCTTAACGCCGGGCTGCTCGATGCGGTCAACCTGGCCTGGAAGCTGGCCGCCGCTATCCGATGCCATGACATCACCGTGCTCACGCTGCAGGTAGCGCTCTCCGGCTGGTTCGGCGCACCCATGGAAACCTGA
- a CDS encoding PPE domain-containing protein, with amino-acid sequence MPDRRPSANNNSDNPFGGPSCQLLYANLPPEVNSRNICDGPGFYVLWDVIHRFEALADLMPLRSESLKDWGQALQAQWSGDSATRMAETAKKFQLWLDVFSLEAAHAALKVRDIVRAYQEAYRAMRSPVEVADNRNQRETLVAEQGSGLARHDEAIAALDREYEMFWAEDVEVMCRYEERVREALAAMPSWPEPPPADPVLARIHVRGG; translated from the coding sequence ATGCCTGACCGGCGACCATCAGCGAACAATAACTCCGACAACCCGTTTGGCGGTCCTAGTTGTCAGTTGCTCTATGCCAATCTACCCCCAGAGGTTAACTCGCGTAACATATGTGACGGCCCTGGTTTTTATGTGCTATGGGACGTCATCCACCGTTTCGAGGCGTTGGCTGATCTAATGCCTCTCAGATCTGAGTCGTTGAAGGACTGGGGCCAGGCGCTGCAAGCACAATGGTCAGGTGATTCGGCGACACGGATGGCCGAGACAGCCAAGAAGTTTCAGCTGTGGCTGGATGTCTTCTCGCTAGAGGCCGCGCATGCTGCCCTTAAGGTCCGTGACATCGTGCGAGCCTATCAAGAAGCATATCGTGCGATGAGGTCCCCGGTAGAGGTTGCCGATAACCGTAATCAGCGGGAGACTCTGGTGGCAGAGCAGGGTTCTGGGTTAGCGCGACACGATGAGGCGATCGCGGCACTCGATCGGGAATATGAGATGTTCTGGGCCGAGGACGTCGAGGTGATGTGTCGCTATGAGGAGCGCGTGCGCGAAGCGTTGGCGGCCATGCCTTCGTGGCCTGAGCCGCCGCCGGCGGATCCTGTGCTAGCTAGGATCCACGTACGTGGCGGGTGA
- a CDS encoding YidH family protein, giving the protein MEPDYRFTLANERTFLAWQRTSLGLLAAAVALVQLVPELTVPGARRVLGVGLAVLATLTSGMGLLRWRQADRAMRRGLPLPRHPTPGYLALGLSLVGIIALVLVIAKAVMS; this is encoded by the coding sequence ATCGAACCCGACTATCGGTTCACCCTGGCCAACGAGCGGACTTTCCTGGCCTGGCAACGCACCTCACTGGGTCTGCTGGCCGCTGCAGTCGCCCTAGTTCAGCTCGTTCCGGAGCTGACCGTTCCCGGCGCGCGCCGGGTGCTTGGTGTGGGGCTCGCGGTGCTGGCCACCCTCACTAGCGGAATGGGGTTACTGCGTTGGCGGCAGGCGGATCGCGCCATGCGTCGTGGCCTGCCATTGCCCCGTCACCCCACCCCCGGCTACCTCGCGCTAGGTCTCAGCCTGGTCGGAATCATCGCGCTGGTATTGGTAATCGCCAAGGCGGTCATGAGTTGA
- a CDS encoding DUF202 domain-containing protein — protein sequence MGDRPDPGLQPERTALAWTRTSFALLVNGAMLTFKNVHGADGLTMLIPAELATVAASCSYVIALQRQRALAQRPIPARITPRRQVHIVGISVLVLTAVTAFALLR from the coding sequence ATGGGCGATCGGCCGGATCCCGGGCTACAGCCGGAGCGGACCGCGCTGGCCTGGACCCGGACCTCTTTTGCGTTGCTGGTCAACGGCGCCATGCTGACGTTCAAGAACGTGCACGGTGCCGACGGACTAACGATGCTGATTCCGGCCGAGTTGGCGACCGTCGCGGCGTCATGCTCCTACGTGATCGCTTTACAACGCCAACGAGCGTTGGCACAACGCCCAATCCCCGCACGCATCACTCCACGCCGCCAGGTGCACATCGTCGGGATATCGGTGCTGGTGCTCACAGCTGTGACCGCGTTCGCTTTATTGCGCTAG
- a CDS encoding class I SAM-dependent DNA methyltransferase, which produces MGSADGRIIDIYQRHAGAWSRDRGNRLVEQAWLDRFLALLPHEPTVLDIGCGTGVPIARYLTERRCQVTGVDGSSAMITRCADRFPDHEWHVVDMRTLALGRAFNGIIAWDSFFHLPEADQRRMFPIFRRHAAAGAALMFTSGSSAGEQIGSYRGEPLYHASLDTAEYRELLHDNGFDVHLHVVEDPSCGHHTIWLARRVGGPAA; this is translated from the coding sequence ATGGGATCTGCCGATGGACGGATTATCGATATTTACCAACGTCATGCGGGCGCATGGTCCCGTGATCGTGGCAATCGGCTAGTCGAACAGGCGTGGCTCGATCGATTTCTGGCTCTGCTTCCGCACGAGCCCACAGTGCTTGACATCGGCTGCGGAACCGGTGTGCCGATTGCCCGCTACCTCACCGAACGTCGCTGCCAGGTGACCGGTGTGGATGGATCCAGCGCAATGATCACCAGGTGCGCGGATCGCTTCCCCGACCATGAATGGCATGTCGTGGACATGAGAACCCTCGCCCTCGGCCGCGCATTCAATGGAATTATCGCTTGGGACAGCTTCTTTCATCTACCCGAGGCTGACCAACGCCGGATGTTCCCGATCTTTAGGCGCCACGCCGCAGCCGGTGCGGCGCTGATGTTCACCAGCGGCTCGTCGGCCGGCGAACAGATCGGCAGTTATCGGGGCGAGCCGCTCTATCACGCAAGCCTTGACACTGCCGAATATCGCGAGCTTCTGCACGATAATGGGTTCGACGTGCACCTGCACGTCGTGGAAGATCCCAGTTGCGGCCATCACACTATCTGGCTTGCGCGACGAGTTGGAGGGCCAGCCGCATGA
- the pip gene encoding prolyl aminopeptidase, producing MGDRRNLYPATEPYQSGMLDVGDGNRIYWETCGNPTGVPALALHGGPGSGCVPGMRQPFNPKKYRVVLFDQRGCGRSTPHASNPAVDLGANTTDHLIADIERLRTYLGVDRWVLAGWSWGTTLALAYAEQYPERVTALVLTAVTTTSPHEVRWITRDVGRLFPAEWSRFRDGLPEADRDGDLVAAYARLLNHPDPAVREKAARDWCEWEENHVNLGPVRRPNPQYSDPLFRMCFARLVTHYWLHGAWRAEGELLGNVSKIAHIPAALIHGRLDLSSPPDIPWQLAQRWSAAQLHIVAEAGHAAGGAMSDRGVDALDRFAEAP from the coding sequence GTGGGGGATCGTCGAAACCTGTATCCAGCGACCGAGCCGTACCAGTCAGGCATGCTCGACGTGGGAGATGGCAACCGCATTTATTGGGAGACCTGCGGCAATCCAACGGGTGTACCGGCATTAGCGCTGCACGGCGGTCCCGGTTCAGGATGCGTGCCGGGAATGCGTCAGCCATTTAACCCTAAGAAGTATCGTGTTGTGCTCTTTGACCAGCGGGGATGCGGACGCAGCACACCGCATGCCAGCAATCCCGCGGTCGACCTTGGCGCTAACACCACCGATCACCTGATCGCCGACATCGAGCGGCTTCGGACCTATCTCGGCGTGGATCGGTGGGTGCTGGCGGGCTGGTCGTGGGGCACTACCTTGGCGTTGGCCTATGCCGAGCAATACCCCGAGCGTGTCACTGCGTTGGTGCTGACGGCGGTCACCACCACCAGCCCGCACGAGGTGCGCTGGATCACCCGTGACGTGGGGCGGCTGTTCCCCGCCGAGTGGTCCCGTTTCCGGGACGGGCTGCCCGAGGCCGACCGGGATGGCGACCTCGTTGCGGCGTATGCGCGGCTGCTCAACCATCCCGATCCAGCCGTGCGGGAGAAGGCGGCGCGGGACTGGTGCGAGTGGGAGGAAAACCACGTTAACCTCGGACCCGTACGCCGTCCCAATCCCCAGTACTCTGATCCATTGTTCCGAATGTGCTTCGCGCGCTTGGTTACTCACTATTGGCTTCACGGTGCGTGGCGTGCTGAAGGCGAACTGCTGGGCAATGTCAGCAAGATCGCTCATATCCCGGCAGCGCTTATTCACGGTCGCCTCGATCTGAGTAGCCCACCCGACATCCCGTGGCAACTCGCGCAGCGTTGGTCCGCAGCGCAGCTGCACATTGTCGCCGAGGCTGGACACGCCGCTGGTGGCGCGATGTCCGATCGTGGCGTCGACGCGCTCGACCGATTCGCTGAGGCACCCTAG
- a CDS encoding NYN domain-containing protein — MRWIVDAMNVIGTRPDGWWKDRWGAMVGLVDKLERWVSVEGNDVTVVFERPPSPPIRSSMVAIAHAPEAFPNSADDEIVRLVHADPEPQEIRVVTSDSTLTDRVQQAGASVYSAARFRKHIDSFG; from the coding sequence GTGCGGTGGATAGTCGACGCGATGAACGTGATCGGGACTCGCCCGGACGGCTGGTGGAAGGACCGTTGGGGCGCAATGGTCGGGTTGGTGGACAAGCTCGAGCGCTGGGTATCGGTCGAAGGCAATGACGTGACAGTGGTGTTTGAGCGGCCGCCGTCGCCCCCCATTCGCTCATCGATGGTTGCGATTGCGCACGCGCCCGAGGCATTCCCCAACTCGGCCGACGACGAGATCGTCCGGTTGGTGCACGCCGACCCGGAACCTCAAGAAATCCGTGTCGTGACATCCGATAGCACGTTGACCGACCGGGTCCAGCAGGCGGGCGCATCCGTCTATTCGGCGGCACGCTTTCGTAAACACATCGACTCGTTCGGCTAA
- a CDS encoding protease inhibitor I42 family protein produces the protein MKTMGLVMVAMLVSSAVLGCTGSTGSPPATKTIDVPMDDVLNQSTISRDMTLAVGDTLKVTLGSNHTTPYRWSADAKIDDATVVKQTGHEFVRSTSGLMGAPGTEVWTFTALKAGTAAIVDNYASVVDSAAAPVCTVTAKVTVH, from the coding sequence ATGAAGACCATGGGTCTGGTGATGGTCGCCATGCTCGTTTCATCGGCGGTGTTGGGCTGCACGGGATCCACCGGGAGCCCGCCGGCAACCAAAACCATCGACGTCCCCATGGACGACGTCCTGAACCAGAGCACCATTTCTCGAGACATGACACTGGCGGTTGGCGACACGCTGAAAGTGACGTTGGGCTCGAACCACACCACCCCGTACCGGTGGTCGGCGGACGCCAAGATCGACGATGCCACCGTCGTGAAGCAAACCGGTCACGAGTTTGTCCGATCGACCTCTGGTTTGATGGGAGCGCCTGGCACCGAGGTTTGGACGTTCACGGCGTTGAAGGCAGGCACTGCGGCGATCGTCGACAACTACGCCAGCGTCGTGGACAGCGCTGCCGCACCGGTGTGTACGGTCACGGCCAAGGTGACGGTGCACTAG
- a CDS encoding Na+/H+ antiporter, whose translation MFGLVIVVVLVSTVIVGTVLGRRYRVGPPVLLIVLGALLGLIPAFGGVRINGEMVLLLFLPAILYWESMNTSFREIRANLRVIVFLSIALVIATAVAVSWTARALGMESHAAAVLGAVLSPTDAAAVAGLAKRLPRRTLTVLRAESIINDGTALVLFIVTVHVAVGGAAIGPIDLVVRFIGSYLGGIAAGLLVGGLVTLLRRGIDAPLEEGALSVLTPFAAFLLAQSIHCSGVVAVMVSALVLAYSGPVVIRARSRLQAYAFWDIATFLINGSLWVFVGVQIPGALRGISNVGGGLHHAAFITLAITGVIIVSRIFWEEFTTVLIRVIDRREVQRTRRVGWRQRIVTAWAGFRGAVSLAAALAVPLTTLSGAPFPDRNLIIFVVTMVILVTVLIQGSTLPAVVRWARMPEDVAHADELQLARSVGTQTALDALPAVASELGVGPKLLSRLQKEYEEHAAVVSANDDDSATNDLVKRSDLVRRVRLGVIEHQRRAVTDLRNQNLIDDIVLRELQAELDLAEVQLLDAADTD comes from the coding sequence GTGTTTGGGCTTGTCATTGTCGTTGTGCTCGTCTCCACCGTCATCGTGGGAACGGTCTTGGGACGGCGCTATCGCGTGGGTCCCCCAGTCCTGCTTATTGTGCTCGGCGCCCTGCTGGGTCTGATCCCTGCGTTCGGTGGTGTTCGGATCAACGGGGAGATGGTGCTGCTGCTATTCCTGCCGGCGATCCTCTATTGGGAAAGCATGAACACCAGCTTTCGCGAGATCCGCGCGAACCTACGCGTCATCGTGTTTCTCAGCATCGCCCTAGTGATTGCCACCGCGGTTGCGGTGTCGTGGACAGCGCGAGCGCTCGGTATGGAGTCGCACGCAGCGGCGGTGCTCGGCGCCGTGCTCTCCCCCACCGACGCCGCTGCCGTGGCCGGTCTGGCCAAGCGGTTGCCACGCCGGACCCTCACCGTGCTGCGCGCTGAGAGCATCATCAACGACGGGACCGCGCTGGTCTTGTTCATCGTGACTGTCCACGTCGCGGTTGGTGGGGCCGCGATCGGACCCATTGATTTGGTCGTCCGATTTATTGGCTCCTATCTGGGCGGTATCGCCGCCGGGCTACTAGTCGGCGGACTGGTAACCCTGCTGCGTCGTGGAATCGACGCCCCGCTCGAGGAAGGAGCCTTGAGCGTGCTGACGCCGTTCGCGGCGTTCTTGTTGGCCCAATCGATCCACTGCAGCGGTGTGGTCGCGGTCATGGTGTCGGCGCTAGTGCTCGCTTATTCGGGACCGGTCGTGATCCGGGCACGTTCCCGGCTGCAGGCATATGCATTCTGGGATATTGCAACGTTCCTGATTAACGGCTCGTTGTGGGTGTTTGTCGGAGTCCAGATCCCGGGCGCGCTGCGCGGAATATCCAACGTCGGGGGTGGGCTGCACCACGCCGCGTTTATTACTCTTGCCATCACCGGCGTCATCATCGTGTCTCGAATTTTCTGGGAAGAATTCACCACCGTGCTGATTCGTGTCATCGACCGCCGCGAGGTGCAGCGCACCCGTCGAGTCGGCTGGCGTCAGCGCATCGTTACCGCCTGGGCAGGATTCCGCGGTGCGGTGTCACTGGCCGCCGCGCTGGCCGTCCCGTTGACCACGCTCAGCGGCGCGCCATTCCCAGACCGCAACCTGATCATTTTTGTCGTGACGATGGTCATTCTGGTGACCGTGCTCATCCAAGGGAGCACGCTGCCCGCCGTCGTTCGCTGGGCCCGGATGCCCGAAGATGTTGCCCACGCTGACGAATTGCAATTGGCCCGCAGTGTTGGCACTCAAACCGCTCTCGATGCCTTGCCGGCGGTGGCCAGCGAACTTGGGGTCGGCCCGAAGCTACTGAGCCGCCTACAGAAGGAGTACGAAGAACACGCCGCAGTGGTCAGCGCCAACGACGACGATTCGGCGACAAACGATCTGGTTAAACGAAGCGATCTGGTGCGGCGGGTACGTCTTGGCGTGATCGAGCACCAGCGCCGGGCGGTCACTGACCTTCGAAACCAGAACCTCATCGACGACATCGTGCTGCGCGAGTTGCAGGCCGAGCTGGATCTCGCGGAGGTGCAACTTCTCGACGCTGCCGATACCGACTAA
- a CDS encoding AAA family ATPase: MLQTVAIRGYRSLREVVLPLGQLSIVTGANGAGKSSLYRALRLLAGCGRGEVIGSLAREGGLQSALWAGPEDLGAARRTGKAEGSLRTRPVSLELGFAASDFGYLVDLGIPQSAGHNSAFSRDPEIKREAVFAGPVLRTSTTLVRRTRDFAEASADSGRGFTELCRSLPSYRSVLAEYAHPHALPELAAVRERLRGWRFYDGFRVDATAPARHPQVGTRTPVLADDGSDVAAALQTIIETGFDDLSRAVADAFAGATVSVAVHDGLFDLQLRQRGMLRPLRAAELSDGTLRFLLWAAALLSPRAPSLMVLNEPETSLHPNLVRPLAGLIRTAAARTQVVVVTHSRSLLEFLDTVPVAEAGPPGTDAGDQAVEIELYKEWGETRISGQGLLTTPRWDWGKR, translated from the coding sequence ATGTTGCAGACAGTGGCGATTCGCGGATACCGCTCGCTGCGCGAGGTAGTCCTGCCGCTGGGTCAGCTGTCGATCGTCACCGGGGCCAACGGCGCAGGAAAGTCGTCTCTGTACCGCGCCCTGCGGCTACTGGCAGGGTGCGGCCGCGGCGAGGTGATCGGCTCCCTCGCTCGTGAGGGCGGGCTGCAGTCTGCGCTGTGGGCCGGGCCCGAGGACCTGGGCGCCGCCCGACGCACCGGGAAGGCTGAGGGCAGCCTACGCACTCGGCCCGTATCACTCGAACTAGGCTTCGCTGCAAGTGATTTCGGCTATCTGGTAGACCTAGGCATCCCGCAATCAGCCGGGCATAACTCGGCCTTCTCCCGCGATCCAGAGATTAAACGGGAAGCGGTGTTTGCTGGCCCGGTACTGCGGACCAGCACCACGCTGGTCCGCCGGACCCGGGACTTTGCCGAGGCCAGCGCGGACTCCGGCCGCGGTTTCACCGAGCTGTGCCGGTCGTTGCCGTCGTACCGCAGCGTGCTAGCAGAGTATGCCCACCCGCACGCACTTCCCGAACTGGCAGCCGTGCGTGAGCGGCTACGCGGATGGCGGTTCTACGACGGCTTCCGCGTTGACGCGACGGCACCCGCGCGGCACCCGCAGGTGGGGACCCGCACCCCAGTGCTTGCCGACGACGGCAGTGATGTGGCCGCCGCGCTGCAGACGATTATCGAGACGGGGTTCGATGATCTAAGTCGCGCCGTCGCGGACGCCTTCGCTGGAGCCACGGTCTCGGTCGCGGTCCACGACGGGCTGTTCGACCTTCAGCTGCGGCAGCGCGGCATGCTGCGCCCGCTGCGTGCGGCCGAGTTATCCGACGGCACATTACGATTCCTGCTGTGGGCCGCCGCACTGTTGAGCCCGCGAGCGCCATCGCTCATGGTGCTCAACGAACCGGAAACCTCGCTGCACCCCAACTTGGTGCGTCCGCTTGCAGGGCTGATCCGCACCGCGGCCGCACGGACTCAAGTTGTGGTGGTCACCCACTCCCGGTCGCTGCTGGAGTTCCTCGACACCGTGCCCGTGGCGGAGGCCGGCCCGCCCGGTACCGACGCTGGCGACCAAGCAGTCGAGATCGAGCTGTACAAGGAGTGGGGTGAGACCCGTATCAGCGGGCAGGGCTTGCTGACGACACCGCGATGGGACTGGGGTAAACGCTGA
- a CDS encoding TetR/AcrR family transcriptional regulator has protein sequence MTDQLPGLRERKKADTRRALSDAALDLTLQRGLDNVTRDDIANLAGVSLRTFNNYFAGKYEALAYRQTERMRRSLAVLRQRPADEPLWTAITYAVLEPLEADFGDGPGSKSRVPSRRELAEVRKLVGNPQVRNAVPQQLFDEWLEVIAQRTGTDPNVDMYPRLVAAVIRAVGDAAMDIYVRADPPVALAALFRSGFAAVSAGLPAPQRTKAHHG, from the coding sequence ATGACGGATCAGCTACCCGGACTGCGGGAACGCAAGAAAGCCGACACCAGGCGCGCACTCAGCGACGCCGCGTTGGATCTGACGCTGCAACGCGGGCTGGACAACGTGACCCGCGACGATATCGCCAACCTAGCGGGAGTGTCGCTGCGCACGTTCAATAACTACTTCGCCGGGAAATACGAAGCGCTGGCCTACCGGCAAACCGAGCGCATGCGTCGCAGCCTCGCGGTGCTGCGGCAGCGTCCGGCCGACGAGCCGCTGTGGACGGCGATCACCTACGCCGTGCTGGAACCCTTGGAGGCGGATTTCGGCGATGGACCGGGTTCTAAGAGCCGGGTGCCGAGCCGCCGGGAGCTCGCCGAGGTCCGAAAGCTGGTAGGCAACCCTCAGGTCCGTAATGCGGTGCCGCAGCAGCTGTTCGACGAGTGGCTCGAGGTGATCGCGCAACGTACCGGCACCGACCCGAACGTCGACATGTACCCCCGACTGGTCGCAGCAGTGATACGCGCCGTTGGCGACGCAGCAATGGATATCTACGTACGTGCGGATCCGCCGGTGGCGCTCGCCGCGCTGTTCCGCTCGGGCTTCGCCGCCGTCAGCGCGGGTCTACCTGCACCCCAACGCACAAAGGCTCACCATGGCTGA
- a CDS encoding FAD-dependent monooxygenase, producing MADEYVPESAQVVISGAGPNGLMLACELALSGIRPVVLDKLPGPSSEPKANGLVGQVVRILDMRGLYQACTGDDDPPQPCYGWRFAAMPLNFLGLPDNPMYAMHMPQPRLVRLLEKRARDLGVDLRWGHELIGLRPASESVALTVSSAERDYAMAAGYLVGADGGRSLVRKTLGIEFPGSTAPTVGRLAHVHIPDHLRRPDGSVHIPGFGQLPVGHSRFDRGGMIYAEFEPGRPLLGTLEFGLSIDEEPMTLAELRDSASRVLGTDIPLEEPKGPGPHALRRINGQNTRHAERYRDGRVLLLGDAAHVHSPMGGPGLNLGLQDTINLGWKLAAQIKGWAPVGLLDTYQSERHPVGQRVMMHSLAQTALMAPGPEIAALRLLLGELFTIPDVTKHMAALLAGSDVAYDVGDGHPLSGRLVPDLTMQDGRRVDELLRYARPVLLDLAAGGIADVACGWADRVDTVGAAIADPPAAAMLIRPDGYIAWAANTFGDAEKSSLRSALERWFGYE from the coding sequence ATGGCTGACGAATATGTCCCCGAATCCGCTCAAGTCGTCATCTCCGGCGCTGGGCCTAACGGTCTGATGCTGGCCTGCGAGCTCGCCCTGTCAGGCATCAGACCCGTCGTGCTCGATAAACTGCCCGGCCCTAGCTCCGAGCCGAAGGCTAACGGCCTTGTCGGACAAGTCGTTCGGATACTGGATATGCGTGGCCTGTATCAGGCATGCACCGGCGACGACGATCCGCCGCAACCCTGCTACGGATGGAGATTCGCGGCCATGCCGCTGAACTTCCTGGGCCTGCCCGACAATCCGATGTACGCGATGCACATGCCGCAACCCCGACTTGTCCGGCTGCTGGAGAAGCGGGCGCGCGATCTCGGGGTGGACCTACGCTGGGGCCACGAACTCATCGGACTGCGCCCAGCGTCGGAATCCGTTGCGCTGACCGTGTCCTCGGCGGAGCGCGACTACGCCATGGCCGCTGGGTACCTAGTCGGCGCCGACGGCGGACGCAGCCTGGTCCGTAAAACGCTGGGTATCGAATTCCCTGGTAGCACCGCGCCCACCGTTGGCCGGCTAGCTCACGTACATATCCCCGACCACCTGCGCCGCCCCGACGGCAGCGTCCACATTCCAGGATTCGGCCAGCTTCCCGTCGGACACAGCCGGTTCGACCGCGGCGGAATGATCTACGCCGAGTTCGAACCTGGCCGGCCGCTACTCGGCACCCTTGAATTCGGGCTTTCCATCGACGAAGAACCGATGACCCTGGCCGAACTGCGCGACAGCGCGAGCCGCGTGCTCGGCACCGATATCCCCCTGGAGGAACCGAAAGGACCAGGGCCACATGCTCTTCGTCGAATCAACGGGCAGAACACCCGCCACGCTGAGCGCTATCGCGACGGTCGGGTCCTGCTGCTCGGCGACGCCGCCCACGTGCACAGTCCGATGGGTGGTCCCGGCCTGAACCTGGGCCTGCAGGACACCATCAACCTCGGCTGGAAGCTGGCAGCCCAGATCAAGGGCTGGGCACCGGTCGGATTGCTCGACACCTATCAATCCGAACGTCACCCGGTGGGACAGCGCGTGATGATGCACTCGCTGGCCCAGACCGCACTCATGGCGCCGGGACCCGAGATCGCTGCGTTGCGCCTGTTATTGGGCGAGCTCTTCACCATTCCCGACGTCACCAAGCATATGGCGGCGCTGCTGGCCGGTTCTGATGTCGCCTACGACGTGGGTGATGGCCATCCGCTGTCTGGTCGGCTGGTGCCTGACCTGACTATGCAGGACGGCCGGCGTGTCGACGAACTGTTGCGCTACGCACGCCCGGTGCTGCTCGACCTTGCCGCCGGCGGGATCGCGGATGTGGCGTGCGGGTGGGCCGATCGTGTTGACACCGTCGGCGCCGCAATCGCCGATCCACCAGCCGCAGCGATGCTCATCCGACCTGACGGCTATATCGCCTGGGCAGCAAACACATTCGGTGACGCAGAGAAGTCAAGCCTGCGCTCGGCGTTAGAACGCTGGTTCGGGTACGAGTGA